In a genomic window of Erigeron canadensis isolate Cc75 chromosome 5, C_canadensis_v1, whole genome shotgun sequence:
- the LOC122602397 gene encoding protein STRICTOSIDINE SYNTHASE-LIKE 12-like, whose product METSSVLIINLLVWFLLLANVLSFSTFEKLVLPPSVTGPESASFDRGGEGPYVTVADGRILKWKGPSVGFVDFAYTSPNRTKIACDGTNDLKFGPICGRPLALSFNYKTSDLYITDAFFGLLVVGFNGGLATQLSGGYKYLSGIDVESYTGNVYMTDASLTSDSTGRLLKYDPRTQRVTVLLSGLSGGGGPAVSSSRNYVLVPDYINKKIQRYWLQGPKKETTEVFLTDCGSPKTIKRAVNDGEFWVAVEKQVQQQPVLTEPQGLRVNGSAVVLQTVPLTQFSDMTLAVVQESNDALYVGSSYTDFVGVYKN is encoded by the exons ATGGAAACTAGTAGTGTGTTGATTATCAATCTCCTTGTTTGGTTCTTGCTTCTTGCAAACGTTTTATCATTTAGCACCTTTGAGAAACTTGTCTTGCCTCCAAGTGTCACAGGTCCTGAATCTGCTTCCTTTGACCGAGGAGGTGAAGGTCCTTATGTGACAGTTGCAGACGGTAGGATCCTTAAATGGAAAGGTCCGAGCGTTGGGTTTGTTGATTTTGCTTACACTTCACCTAACAG GACCAAGATAGCATGTGATGGTACAAATGATCTGAAATTTGGACCAATATGTGGGAGACCATTGGCTCTTAGCTTCAATTACAAAACCAGTGATCTCTATATCACAGATGCCTTCTTCGGTCTTTTGGTTGTAGGATTCAACGGTGGACTTGCAACTCAACTTTCAGGTGGTTACAAGTACCTTTCTGGAATCGATGTTGAGTCATACACTGGAAATGTTTACATGACCGATGCTAGCCTGACTT CTGACTCAACAGGAAGGCTATTGAAATATGATCCAAGAACTCAACGGGTAACTGTTTTGCTAAGCGGGCTTTCAGGAGGAGGTGGTCCTGCAGTTAGTAGTAGCCGCAACTATGTTTTGGTTCCAGATTACATTAATAAGAAAATCCAGAGGTATTGGCTGCAGGGACCAAAAAAAGAGACAACTGAGGTATTTCTAACTGACTGCGGGAGCCCAAAAACTATTAAAAGGGCAGTAAATGATGGAGAGTTTTGGGTGGCAGTTGAAAAACAGGTCCAACAGCAACCCGTGCTCACTGAAcctcaaggtctaagggttaaTGGGTCTGCAGTAGTGCTTCAAACAGTCCCCCTTACCCAATTCTCGGACATGACTCTTGCAGTGGTTCAGGAGAGCAACGATGCACTATATGTGGGTTCGAGTTACACGGATTTTGTTGGTGTTTACAAGAATTAG
- the LOC122599910 gene encoding probable serine/threonine-protein kinase PBL22 isoform X2 → MFPNGDIEASTSTAGLSQTCCRFEFDEILLATENFNESLVVGKGGFGKVYKGNIRIGTTQVDVAIKRLDYLISKQGATEFWAEVETLSKLRHAYLVSLVGYCNYEKEMILVYEYMPYGTLEDRLHKLDTPLSWIERLKICIGAARGLDYLHTGTGTKVGVIHRDVKSSNILLDESWTAKISDFGLAKKGPINKPSTYVNTFVKGTFGYLDPNYFATGKLTRKSDVYAFGVVLFEVLCQKQPLDESFECGLATWIQDSIKEGNLKQIVYSGIRSEISPKCLKGFARIAQRCLNYHPNQRPTMTEVVFSLESLLAQSVSFSQQKTNNWLQAPASMREPRTGGAAKNEVPQKQLTLLSLDELNKITEYFGIKSFIDEGSLSCRVFRGKLSNGEEVIIKKFNTGSLTDSESGSDFKKRLSMISRLKNEYLSQLFGYCLVKENLILVYQCSTMGCLHDILHGRRGGEGDEPGLVLNWAQRVKVAYGAARGLEYLHEKVQPSIVHGDVRSSNVLVFDDFESKIVYFSLSNFSSDNAAPWYNEVHPTKFARLESYHPPEYAMTGQLTQQSDVYSFGVVLLELLTGRRLFDITMPIGQHSLIKWATPRLSEDQVKECVDPRLNDDFHPKAVAQMARIAALCVQDDADCRPHMNSVVNWMRPLLNSKPAASES, encoded by the exons ATGTTTCCCAATGGTGACATCGAAGCATCCACCTCCACTGCTGGATTGTCACAAACATGTTGTCGGTTCGAGTTTGACGAAATCCTGTTAGCAACAGAAAATTTTAATGAATCATTAGTAGTTGGGAAAGGTGGTTTTGGGAAAGTATACAAAGGCAATATTAGGATAGGAACAACCCAAGTTGATGTTGCAATCAAAAGACTGGATTATTTGATATCAAAACAAGGGGCGACGGAGTTCTGGGCGGAAGTTGAAACGCTTTCCAAGTTGCGTCACGCTTATTTGGTGTCTTTAGTTGGTTATTGTAActatgaaaaagaaatgatccTTGTGTATGAATACATGCCCTACGGAACACTTGAAGATCGTCTACATAAACTCGATACCCCCCTTTCTTGGATTGAGCGACTCAAGATTTGCATAGGTGCGGCCCGTGGCTTAGACTACCTTCACACTGGTACAGGTACTAAGGTTGGTGTTATACATAGGGATGTCAAGAGCTCTAATATTTTGTTGGATGAAAGTTGGACGGCAAAAATTTCGGATTTTGGGTTGGCTAAAAAAGGTCCAATAAATAAACCATCAACTTAtgtcaacacatttgttaaAGGCACTTTTGGGTATCTTGATCCAAACTATTTTGCCACTGGAAAGTTGACAAGGAAGTCTGATGTGTATGCTTTTGGAGTTGTATTGTTTGAAGTGTTGTGTCAAAAGCAACCATTGGATGAGAGTTTTGAATGTGGCTTAGCAACATGGATACAAGACTCAATCAAAGAAGGGAACTTGAAGCAAATAGTTTATTCGGGTATACGAAGTGAGAtatctccaaagtgtttaaaaGGATTTGCTCGGATAGCTCAAAGATGCTTGAATTATCATCCAAATCAACGTCCTACCATGACTGAGGTCGTCTTTAGTCTTGAATCTCTACTGGCTCAATCTGTATCGTTCTCGCAGCAAAAAACCAATAATTGGTTGCAAGCTCCAG CTAGTATGAGAGAGCCAAGGACCGGTGGAGCTGCAAAAAATGAGGTTCCTCAAAAACAATTGACGTTGTTATCATTGGACGAGCTAAATAAGATCACGGAGTATTTTGGTATAAAGTCTTTCATTGATGAAGGTTCTCTATCTTGTCGTGTTTTCCGTGGAAAACTAAGCAATGGGGAAGAGGTGATCATAAAGAAGTTCAATACCGGCTCTTTAACAGATTCCGAGTCCGGGtctgattttaaaaaaaga TTGTCCATGATTTCAAGACTTAAGAACGAGTATTTATCTCAACTGTTCGGTTATTGCTTGGTGAAAGAGAATCTAATCTTGGTGTATCAATGTTCAACCATGGGTTGTTTGCATGATATATTACATG GGAGACGAGGTGGTGAAGGTGATGAACCTGGTCTGGTTCTGAATTGGGCCCAGAGAGTAAAAGTTGCTTATGGTGCAGCAAGAGGTCTTGAGTATCTACATGAAAAGGTTCAGCCTTCAATTGTTCATGGTGATGTAAGGTCAAGCAATGTCCTTGTGTTTGATGATTTTGAATCCAAAATAGTCTATTTCAGCTTGAGCAACTTCTCTTCTGACAACGCAGCTCCGTGGTATAATGA GGTGCATCCAACAAAGTTTGCCCGGTTGGAAAGTTACCATCCCCCTGA GTACGCTATGACAGGACAGTTGACTCAACAGAGTGATGTCTACAGCTTTGGGGTTGTTCTTTTAGAACTCTTAACAGGAAGGAGACTATTTGATATAACAATGCCTATAGGACAACACAGTCTTATTAAATGG GCTACTCCAAGATTGAGCGAGGACCAAGTAAAGGAGTGTGTCGATCCCAGATTAAACGATGATTTCCATCCAAAGGCAGTTGCGCAG ATGGCAAGAATAGCAGCACTGTGTGTCCAAGATGATGCAGATTGTCGGCCACATATGAACAGCGTGGTCAATTGGATGCGGCCACTTCTCAACTCTAAACCAGCAGCCTCCGAATCCTAG
- the LOC122599910 gene encoding probable serine/threonine-protein kinase PBL17 isoform X1, protein MFPNGDIEASTSTAGLSQTCCRFEFDEILLATENFNESLVVGKGGFGKVYKGNIRIGTTQVDVAIKRLDYLISKQGATEFWAEVETLSKLRHAYLVSLVGYCNYEKEMILVYEYMPYGTLEDRLHKLDTPLSWIERLKICIGAARGLDYLHTGTGTKVGVIHRDVKSSNILLDESWTAKISDFGLAKKGPINKPSTYVNTFVKGTFGYLDPNYFATGKLTRKSDVYAFGVVLFEVLCQKQPLDESFECGLATWIQDSIKEGNLKQIVYSGIRSEISPKCLKGFARIAQRCLNYHPNQRPTMTEVVFSLESLLAQSVSFSQQKTNNWLQAPGKILGRIFDAFPSNSPGENLASMREPRTGGAAKNEVPQKQLTLLSLDELNKITEYFGIKSFIDEGSLSCRVFRGKLSNGEEVIIKKFNTGSLTDSESGSDFKKRLSMISRLKNEYLSQLFGYCLVKENLILVYQCSTMGCLHDILHGRRGGEGDEPGLVLNWAQRVKVAYGAARGLEYLHEKVQPSIVHGDVRSSNVLVFDDFESKIVYFSLSNFSSDNAAPWYNEVHPTKFARLESYHPPEYAMTGQLTQQSDVYSFGVVLLELLTGRRLFDITMPIGQHSLIKWATPRLSEDQVKECVDPRLNDDFHPKAVAQMARIAALCVQDDADCRPHMNSVVNWMRPLLNSKPAASES, encoded by the exons ATGTTTCCCAATGGTGACATCGAAGCATCCACCTCCACTGCTGGATTGTCACAAACATGTTGTCGGTTCGAGTTTGACGAAATCCTGTTAGCAACAGAAAATTTTAATGAATCATTAGTAGTTGGGAAAGGTGGTTTTGGGAAAGTATACAAAGGCAATATTAGGATAGGAACAACCCAAGTTGATGTTGCAATCAAAAGACTGGATTATTTGATATCAAAACAAGGGGCGACGGAGTTCTGGGCGGAAGTTGAAACGCTTTCCAAGTTGCGTCACGCTTATTTGGTGTCTTTAGTTGGTTATTGTAActatgaaaaagaaatgatccTTGTGTATGAATACATGCCCTACGGAACACTTGAAGATCGTCTACATAAACTCGATACCCCCCTTTCTTGGATTGAGCGACTCAAGATTTGCATAGGTGCGGCCCGTGGCTTAGACTACCTTCACACTGGTACAGGTACTAAGGTTGGTGTTATACATAGGGATGTCAAGAGCTCTAATATTTTGTTGGATGAAAGTTGGACGGCAAAAATTTCGGATTTTGGGTTGGCTAAAAAAGGTCCAATAAATAAACCATCAACTTAtgtcaacacatttgttaaAGGCACTTTTGGGTATCTTGATCCAAACTATTTTGCCACTGGAAAGTTGACAAGGAAGTCTGATGTGTATGCTTTTGGAGTTGTATTGTTTGAAGTGTTGTGTCAAAAGCAACCATTGGATGAGAGTTTTGAATGTGGCTTAGCAACATGGATACAAGACTCAATCAAAGAAGGGAACTTGAAGCAAATAGTTTATTCGGGTATACGAAGTGAGAtatctccaaagtgtttaaaaGGATTTGCTCGGATAGCTCAAAGATGCTTGAATTATCATCCAAATCAACGTCCTACCATGACTGAGGTCGTCTTTAGTCTTGAATCTCTACTGGCTCAATCTGTATCGTTCTCGCAGCAAAAAACCAATAATTGGTTGCAAGCTCCAGGCAAGATACTTGGTAGAATATTTGATGCGTTTCCCTCTAATTCCCCTGGTGAAAACTTAG CTAGTATGAGAGAGCCAAGGACCGGTGGAGCTGCAAAAAATGAGGTTCCTCAAAAACAATTGACGTTGTTATCATTGGACGAGCTAAATAAGATCACGGAGTATTTTGGTATAAAGTCTTTCATTGATGAAGGTTCTCTATCTTGTCGTGTTTTCCGTGGAAAACTAAGCAATGGGGAAGAGGTGATCATAAAGAAGTTCAATACCGGCTCTTTAACAGATTCCGAGTCCGGGtctgattttaaaaaaaga TTGTCCATGATTTCAAGACTTAAGAACGAGTATTTATCTCAACTGTTCGGTTATTGCTTGGTGAAAGAGAATCTAATCTTGGTGTATCAATGTTCAACCATGGGTTGTTTGCATGATATATTACATG GGAGACGAGGTGGTGAAGGTGATGAACCTGGTCTGGTTCTGAATTGGGCCCAGAGAGTAAAAGTTGCTTATGGTGCAGCAAGAGGTCTTGAGTATCTACATGAAAAGGTTCAGCCTTCAATTGTTCATGGTGATGTAAGGTCAAGCAATGTCCTTGTGTTTGATGATTTTGAATCCAAAATAGTCTATTTCAGCTTGAGCAACTTCTCTTCTGACAACGCAGCTCCGTGGTATAATGA GGTGCATCCAACAAAGTTTGCCCGGTTGGAAAGTTACCATCCCCCTGA GTACGCTATGACAGGACAGTTGACTCAACAGAGTGATGTCTACAGCTTTGGGGTTGTTCTTTTAGAACTCTTAACAGGAAGGAGACTATTTGATATAACAATGCCTATAGGACAACACAGTCTTATTAAATGG GCTACTCCAAGATTGAGCGAGGACCAAGTAAAGGAGTGTGTCGATCCCAGATTAAACGATGATTTCCATCCAAAGGCAGTTGCGCAG ATGGCAAGAATAGCAGCACTGTGTGTCCAAGATGATGCAGATTGTCGGCCACATATGAACAGCGTGGTCAATTGGATGCGGCCACTTCTCAACTCTAAACCAGCAGCCTCCGAATCCTAG
- the LOC122599910 gene encoding probable protein kinase At2g41970 isoform X3 has translation MISRLKNEYLSQLFGYCLVKENLILVYQCSTMGCLHDILHGRRGGEGDEPGLVLNWAQRVKVAYGAARGLEYLHEKVQPSIVHGDVRSSNVLVFDDFESKIVYFSLSNFSSDNAAPWYNEVHPTKFARLESYHPPEYAMTGQLTQQSDVYSFGVVLLELLTGRRLFDITMPIGQHSLIKWATPRLSEDQVKECVDPRLNDDFHPKAVAQMARIAALCVQDDADCRPHMNSVVNWMRPLLNSKPAASES, from the exons ATGATTTCAAGACTTAAGAACGAGTATTTATCTCAACTGTTCGGTTATTGCTTGGTGAAAGAGAATCTAATCTTGGTGTATCAATGTTCAACCATGGGTTGTTTGCATGATATATTACATG GGAGACGAGGTGGTGAAGGTGATGAACCTGGTCTGGTTCTGAATTGGGCCCAGAGAGTAAAAGTTGCTTATGGTGCAGCAAGAGGTCTTGAGTATCTACATGAAAAGGTTCAGCCTTCAATTGTTCATGGTGATGTAAGGTCAAGCAATGTCCTTGTGTTTGATGATTTTGAATCCAAAATAGTCTATTTCAGCTTGAGCAACTTCTCTTCTGACAACGCAGCTCCGTGGTATAATGA GGTGCATCCAACAAAGTTTGCCCGGTTGGAAAGTTACCATCCCCCTGA GTACGCTATGACAGGACAGTTGACTCAACAGAGTGATGTCTACAGCTTTGGGGTTGTTCTTTTAGAACTCTTAACAGGAAGGAGACTATTTGATATAACAATGCCTATAGGACAACACAGTCTTATTAAATGG GCTACTCCAAGATTGAGCGAGGACCAAGTAAAGGAGTGTGTCGATCCCAGATTAAACGATGATTTCCATCCAAAGGCAGTTGCGCAG ATGGCAAGAATAGCAGCACTGTGTGTCCAAGATGATGCAGATTGTCGGCCACATATGAACAGCGTGGTCAATTGGATGCGGCCACTTCTCAACTCTAAACCAGCAGCCTCCGAATCCTAG
- the LOC122601691 gene encoding receptor-like kinase LIP2, which yields MLPNGDNGKGSEASTSTAGLSQTCCQFEFDEILLATENFNESLIVGKGGFGKVYKGNIRIGTSHVDVAIKRLDLVSNQGATEFWAEVEMLSKLRHAYLVSLIGYCNYEKEMILVYEYMPYGTLEDRLHKLDIPLSWIERLKICIGAARGLDYLHTGTGTEVGVIHRDVKSSNILLHESWTAKISDFGLARVGPINKPSTYVNTLVKGTFGYIDPNYFATGKLTRKSDVYAFGVVLFEVLCQKRPLDETFECGLATWIQDSIKEGNLKQIVYSGIRSEISPKCLKGFARIAERCLNNHPNHRPTMTEIVFNLESLLAQSVLFSQQKTSNWLQAPGKIFGKIFDVFPSNSPGENLGTPISRGENSSTPISRGENSSNPISRDEESSTPISRSENSSTSISCGEDSASMREPRTGGAAKNEVPQKQLTLLLLDELNKITENFGRKSFIDEGSEYFHVFRGKLSNGEEVIIKKFNTSSFTDSESDFKEKLSMISRLKNEYLSQLFGYCLEKRNRILVYQCSTMGCLHDILHGRRGGEGDEPGLILNWAQRVKVAYGAARGLEYLHEQVHPPIVHCDVRSSNVLVFDDFESKIVYFSLSNFSSDNAARRYNEVHPRMLARLESYHPPEYAMTGQRTQKSDVYSFGVVLLELLTGRKPVDDTMPRGQQSLITWATPRLSEDKVKQCVDPRLNDDFPPKAVAKMAAIAALCVEYQADFRPHMNLVIKAMQPLLNSKPAASESWP from the exons ATGTTACCCAATGGTGACAATGGAAAAGGGTCTGAAGCATCCACCTCCACTGCTGGATTGTCACAAACATGTTGTCAGTTCGAGTTTGATGAAATTCTGTTAGCAACAGAAAATTTTAATGAATCATTAATAGTTGGGAAAGGTGGTTTTGGGAAAGTATACAAAGGCAATATTAGGATAGGAACATCCCATGTTGATGTTGCAATCAAAAGGTTGGATTTGGTATCAAACCAAGGGGCAACAGAGTTCTGGGCTGAAGTTGAAATGCTTTCCAAGTTGCGTCATGCTTATTTGGTGTCTTTAATTGGTTATTGTaattatgaaaaagaaatgatccTTGTGTATGAATACATGCCCTATGGAACACTTGAAGATCGTCTACATAAACTCGATATCCCTCTTTCTTGGATTGAGCGACTCAAGATTTGCATAGGTGCGGCCCGTGGCTTAGACTACCTTCACACTGGTACAGGTACTGAGGTTGGTGTTATACATAGAGATGTCAAGAGCTCTAATATTTTGTTACATGAAAGTTGGACGGCAAAGATTTCAGATTTTGGGTTGGCTAGAGTAGGTCCAATAAACAAACCATCAACTTATGTCAACACACTTGTTAAAGGCACTTTTGGGTATATTGATCCAAATTATTTCGCCACTGGAAAGTTGACAAGGAAGTCTGATGTGTATGCTTTTGGAGTTGTATTGTTTGAAGTGTTGTGTCAAAAGCGACCATTGGATGAGACTTTTGAATGTGGCCTAGCAACATGGATACAAGACTCAATTAAAGAAGGGAACTTAAAGCAAATAGTTTATTCGGGTATACGAAGTGAGATATCTCCAAAATGTTTAAAAGGGTTTGCTCGGATAGCTGAAAGATGCTTGAATAATCATCCAAATCACCGTCCTACCATGACTGAGATTGTCTTTAATCTTGAATCTCTACTGGCTCAATCTGTATTGTTCTCGCAACAAAAAACCAGTAATTGGTTGCAAGCTCCAGGCAAGATATTTGGAAAAATATTTGATGTGTTTCCCTCTAACTCCCCTGGTGAAAACTTAGGTACTCCAATCTCTCGTGGTGAAAACTCAAGTACTCCAATCTCACGTGGTGAAAACTCAAGTAATCCAATATCTCGTGATGAAGAATCAAGTACTCCAATCTCTCGTAGTGAAAACTCAAGTACTTCAATCTCTTGTGGTGAAGACTCAG CTAGTATGAGAGAGCCAAGGACCGGTGGAGCTGCAAAAAATGAGGTTCCTCAAAAACAATTGACGTTGTTATTATTGGACGAGCTAAATAAGATCACGGAGAATTTTGGTAGAAAGTCTTTCATTGATGAAGGTTCTGAATATTTTCATGTTTTCCGTGGAAAACTAAGCAATGGGGAAGAGGTGATCATAAAGAAGTTCAATACCAGCTCTTTTACAGATTCCGAGTctgattttaaagaaaaa TTGTCCATGATTTCAAGACTTAAGAACGAGTATTTATCTCAACTGTTCGGTTATTGCTTGGAGAAAAGGAATCGAATCTTGGTGTATCAATGTTCAACCATGGGTTGTTTGCATGATATATTACATG GGAGACGAGGTGGTGAAGGTGATGAACCTGGTCTGATTCTGAATTGGGCCCAGAGAGTAAAAGTTGCTTATGGTGCAGCAAGAGGACTTGAGTATCTACATGAACAGGTTCATCCTCCAATAGTTCATTGTGATGTAAGGTCAAGCAATGTCCTTGTGTTTGATGATTTTGAATCCAAAATAGTCTATTTCAGCTTGAGCAATTTCTCTTCTGACAACGCAGCTCGGCGGTATAATGA GGTGCATCCAAGAATGTTGGCCCGGTTGGAAAGTTACCATCCCCCCGA GTACGCTATGACAGGACAGAGAACTCAGAAGAGTGATGTGTACAGCTTTGGGGTTGTTCTTTTAGAACTCTTGACAGGAAGGAAACCTGTTGATGACACAATGCCTAGAGGACAGCAAAGTCTTATTACATGG GCAACTCCAAGATTGAGCGAGGATAAAGTAAAGCAGTGCGTTGATCCCAGATTAAACGATGATTTCCCTCCAAAGGCAGTTGCGAAG ATGGCAGCTATAGCAGCACTGTGTGTCGAATATCAAGCAGATTTTCGGCCACATATGAACCTCGTGATCAAGGCGATGCAGCCACTTCTCAACTCAAAACCAGCAGCCTCCGAGTCCTGGCCCTAG
- the LOC122600485 gene encoding 60S ribosomal protein L13-1-like, with amino-acid sequence MVKHNNVIPNGHFKKHWQNYVKTWFNQPARKTRRRNARQAKAVKVFPRPAGRLRPQVHGQTLKYNMKLREGRGFSLEELKAAGIPKKLAPTIGIAVDHRRRNRSLEGLQANVQRLKTFKAKLVIFPRRARKTKAGDSTPEELANATQVQGPVLPIPREKPAVELVKVTEEMKSFGAYSKLRVERTNKRHLGKRLKRAAEAEKEEKK; translated from the exons ATGGTTAAGCATAACAACGTTATCCCCAACGGccatttcaagaaacattggCAGAACTATGTCAAGACATGGTTCAACCAGCCTGCCCGTAAAACCAGGAGACGCAACG CTAGACAAGCCAAGGCTGTAAAGGTTTTCCCGAGGCCAGCTGGAAGGCTTCGCCCTCAGGTTCATGGACAGACCCTAAAATACAACATGAAACTTAGGGAGGGCCGTGGATTTTCTCTTGAGGAGTTGAAG GCCGCAGGTATTCCTAAGAAACTTGCTCCAACTATTGGTATTGCCGTGGACCATCGCCGCAGGAACCGCTCTTTGGAAGGTTTGCAGGCTAATGTTCAGAGGCTAAAAACCTTTAAGGCTAAGCTCGTTATCTTCCCAAGACGTGCGAGGAAAACCAAG GCTGGTGACTCTACACCAGAGGAGCTAGCAAATGCCACTCAGGTTCAAGGTCCAGTATTGCCTATACCCAGAGAGAAGCCTGCTGTTGAACTTGTGAAAGTTACTGAAGAGATGAAGTCATTTGGTGCTTACTCTAAGCTACGTGTTGAGAGAACAAACAAACGTCACTTGGGTAAAAGGCTGAAGAGGGCTGCAGAGGCAGAgaaggaagaaaagaaataa
- the LOC122601692 gene encoding receptor-like protein kinase FERONIA, which yields MIPNGDNGKGSEASTSSAGLSQTCCRFEFDEILLATENFNESLVVGKGGFGKVYKGNIRIGTSHVDVAIKRLDLISNQGATEFWAEVEMLSKLRHAYLVSLVGYCNYEKEMILVYEYMPYGTLEDRLHKLDTPLSWIERLKICIGAARGLDYLHTGTGTKVGVIHRDVKSSNILLHESWTAKISDFGLAKIGPINKPSTYVNTLVKGTFGYIDPNYFATGRLTRKSDVYAFGVVLFEVLCQKRPLDETFECGLATWIQDSIKEGNLKQIVHPGIRSEISPKCLRGFARIAERCLNNRPNQRPTMTEVVFSLESLLTQSVLLSQQKTNNWLQAPGKIFGRIFDVFPSNSPGENLGTPISRAENSASVREPRTIGAPKTEVPYSYLTIESPSLSLDELNKITGNFGTECLIEENLDCYQVFHGKLSNGKEVIIKKFNTSSLTDAESEFIEKVRRFSSLSILHKMFPISND from the exons ATGATACCCAATGGTGACAATGGAAAAGGGTCTGAAGCATCCACTTCCTCTGCTGGATTGTCACAAACATGTTGCCGGTTCGAGTTTGACGAAATCCTGTTAGCAACAGAAAATTTTAATGAATCATTAGTAGTTGGGAAAGGTGGTTTTGGGAAAGTATACAAAGGCAATATTAGGATAGGAACATCCCATGTTGATGTTGCAATCAAAAGGTTGGATTTGATATCAAACCAAGGGGCAACAGAGTTCTGGGCAGAAGTTGAAATGCTTTCCAAGTTGCGTCACGCTTATTTGGTGTCTTTAGTTGGTTATTGTaattatgaaaaagaaatgatccTTGTGTATGAATACATGCCTTACGGAACACTTGAAGATCGTCTACATAAACTCGATACCCCCCTTTCTTGGATTGAGCGACTCAAGATTTGCATAGGTGCGGCCCGTGGCTTAGACTACCTTCACACTGGTACAGGTACTAAGGTTGGTGTTATACATAGGGATGTCAAGAGCTCTAATATTTTGTTACATGAAAGTTGGACGGCAAAGATTTCTGATTTTGGGTTGGCTAAAATAGGTCCAATAAATAAACCATCAACTTACGTCAACACACTTGTTAAAGGCACTTTTGGGTATATTGATCCAAACTATTTTGCCACGGGAAGGTTGACAAGGAAGTCTGATGTGTATGCATTTGGGGTGGTGTTGTTTGAAGTGTTGTGTCAAAAGCGACCATTGGATGAGACTTTTGAATGTGGCCTAGCAACATGGATACAAGACTCAATTAAAGAAGGGAACTTAAAGCAAATAGTTCATCCGGGTATACGAAGTGAGATATCTCCAAAATGTTTAAGAGGGTTTGCTCGGATAGCTGAAAGATGCTTGAATAATCGTCCAAATCAACGCCCTACCATGACCGAGGTTGTTTTTAGTCTTGAATCTCTACTGACTCAATCTGTATTGTTGTCACAACAAAAAACCAATAACTGGTTGCAAGCTCCAGGCAAGATATTTGGAAGAATATTTGATGTGTTTCCCTCTAACTCCCCTGGTGAAAACTTAGGTACCCCAATCTCTCGTGCTGAAAATTCAG CTAGTGTGAGAGAGCCAAGGACCATTGGAGCTCCAAAAACTGAGGTTCCTTACTCATATTTGACAATTGAATCACCATCGTTATCATTGGACGAGCTAAATAAGATCACGGGTAATTTTGGAACAGAGTGTTTGATTGAAGAAAATTTAGATTGTTATCAGGTTTTCCATGGAAAACTAAGCAATGGGAAAGAGGTGATCATAAAAAAGTTCAATACTAGCTCTTTAACGGATGCTGAGTCtgaatttatagaaaaagtgaGAAGATTTTCATCATTATCTATCCTACATAAAATGTTTCCAATTAGCAATGATTGA
- the LOC122600484 gene encoding probable protein kinase At2g41970 → MQLSMISRLKDEYFYQLCGYCLEKENRILIYQYATMGCLHDILHGRRGGEGDEPGLVLNWDQRVKVAYGAARGLEYLHEKVQPSIVHGDVRSSNVLVFDDFESKIADINLRNLSSPKVLQTFGYLAPEDVIVGQLSRKTDVFSFGVVLLELLTGRKPVDNTMPRGQQSLITWAIPRLSKDRVKQCVDPRLNDDYPPKAVVKFAAIAALCLQYEAEFRASMGIVVKAMQPLLNSKPAASKS, encoded by the exons ATGCAGTTATCCATGATTTCAAGACTTAAGGACGAGTATTTTTATCAATTGTGTGGTTATTGCTTGGAGAAAGAAAATCGAATCTTGATATATCAATATGCAACCATGGGTTGTTTGCATGATATATTACATG GGAGACGAGGTGGTGAAGGTGATGAACCTGGTCTGGTTCTGAATTGGGACCAGAGAGTAAAAGTTGCTTATGGTGCAGCAAGAGGCCTTGAGTATCTACATGAAAAGGTTCAGCCTTCAATTGTTCATGGTGATGTAAGGTCAAGCAATGTCCTTGTGTTTGATGATTTTGAATCCAAAATAGCCGATATCAACTTGAGAAATTTGTCTTCACCAAAGGTGTTGCAAACTTTTGGTTACCTTGCTCCTGA GGACGTTATTGTAGGACAGCTATCTCGGAAGACTGATGTCTTCAGCTTTGGCGTTGTTCTTTTAGAACTCTTGACAGGAAGGAAACCTGTTGATAACACAATGCCTAGAGGACAACAAAGTCTTATTACATGG GCAATTCCAAGATTGAGCAAGGACAGAGTAAAGCAGTGTGTCGATCCCAGATTAAACGATGATTACCCTCCAAAGGCAGTTGTGAAG TTTGCAGCAATAGCAGCACTGTGTCTCCAATATGAAGCAGAATTCCGGGCAAGTATGGGGATCGTGGTCAAGGCAATGCAGCCACTTCTCAACTCAAAACCAGCTGCCTCCAAGTCTTAG